In Oryza sativa Japonica Group chromosome 8, ASM3414082v1, the sequence aaacacaagtcacgagtaaagtactattcatattttatcatctcataacaataaaaatgctagttataaaattttttcaaataagacagacgactAAAGTTGAACACGAAAACTTATGGCTGttcttattttgggatggaggtagtattgtTTTCGATTAGTCCAACTATAAAGGCTGCAATTTTCTCTTCCATTGCATTTTTAACCCCTACTACTTGCCGCACCTTGTGACCATTCCCGCCATAATCCTTGAACTGCTTGCTTGGTCTCACGATGGGTCCCACTGACTGGCCggagccggccgccggcgacgagagcaGCGCCGTCGTGTCCGACACCGACGAACACTCCGAGGAGAGCTCAGCCGATGCCAACGCCGACGAGACGGCGACGCGCGTGCAGCGCCGGCTTGACGAGGGCGCGGACGCCGAGGCcgaggagatggcggcgcgcATGCAGCGGCGGGTGGAGGCGCTGCCGGGGAAGGCGCACGAGAGCGAGCCGTTCACCATCTTCCGCGTCGCCGGCCCGATGCGCGGCCGCAACCGCCACCTCTACGAGCCCCAGATGGTCTCCGTCGGCCCCTTccaccgcggcgccgcccgcctccgCGCCATGGAGGAGCACAAGTGGCGCTACCTCCGCGACCTCCTCGCCCGCAACAaccccggcggcgacgcgccgctcgccgcctacgcccgcgccgcccgcgaGCTCGAgcccgcggcgcgccgccgctacGCCGAGCCCGTCGCACTCCCGCCGCGGGAGTTCGCCGAGATGCTCCTCCTCGACGGCTGCTTCATCGTCGAGTTCTTCCTCAAGGGCGAggaccgcgccgccgacgcgctcGTCGACGCCGCGTGGGCGATGCAGAACGTGTACAACgacctcttcctcctcgagaACCAGCTCCCCTTCTTCGTCGTCGAGCGCTTCTACGACATCGCCACCGGCGGCCTCGGCCGCGACTACCTCGTCACAAGCCTCCTCGCCAAGTACCTCACCATGGACACCCCTCAGGACGCCgccacggcgcggccgcccgacgGCGAgatcctccacctcctccacctctacTACCACTGGTTCTTGCCACCGGAGGAGAGGAcgagcgacagcggcggcggcgccgccggcaaggaggaggaggaggacgaggcgtTCTGGGACGAGTGGCTGGCGAAGCCGATCCACGAGCGGGTGCCATGGCAgatgccgccggcgacggagcTGCAGGACGCCGGGGTGACGTTCCGGGCCAAGGCGTCGCCGCGCAGCCTCGTGGACGTCACGTTCGACCGGCGTGGCGGCGTGATGGAGATCCCGACGGCGGAGAACTACGCGAACCGCGCCATGCTCGCCAACCTGGTGGCGTACGAGCAGAGCCGGGGGCGGCGGGAGATGCAGCGGGTGGCGAGCTACGCGCTCCTCATGGCGTCGCTCGCCgacgggcggcgcgacgcggaggCGCTGCACCGCGCCGGGGTGCTCGCCGGGGGGGAcgtggacgaggcggcggcgttctACGCGCACCTGTGCCCGCCGCCGGAGGCCGTGAACAACTGCTACGGCGAGGTGTACGGCGGCGTGAGGGAGTACTGCGGCCGGAGCTGGAACCGCCACCGCGCCGTGCTGGCGCACGACTACTTCAGCAACCCGTGGACGAGcatgtccgccgccgccgccgtcctcctcctcctcctcaccgtcgTCCAGACCGTCTACACCGTTCTACCCTACTACCATCCCACCTAATCACACACCTACTATTGCATGTATTGTATCGTATCGTACCTTTTTTTAATCCCATTCTTGGAAGAGATCATTAGCGCATAATCCTACTCTGTAAAATAGTAGTAACATCTTTTTAATTGCACATGTACTCTTCCGTTACAAAGGCTCTGTTCGGCAGCCATACAAGCTGCGGCTgctacatcacaaattcactgCAAGGTGCAAGCTGCAGCAATTCTCAACTACTGTAGCTTCAAAAAATACCAGCCGAACACATCCAAAatacaaaatataagaaattttagatGAATAAGACACGTTCTTtagaatggagagagtagtagATTAGCAACCAAATTTTACTAAGGCAGTAGCTATATTATTTTTAGTACAACTATAAAGGTTGATGGGTAGCACAAGCCCAAAACCTGATTATTGTTATACCCATGGCATTTCACCGAATATCTGGTAGTTATAAGGCTATtctcaacccaatgactagaataatgtccatagcattaaataagctgacACCTAAGATGAAAGATGATGTAACAAGTAAATAAATGAGGAAATATAAGGACATCAGGTTTTACATGAGATATAGTTTCTACACAATATTTAAGACATCATGTTAAATAAATAGCataaaatttaagtatggaaaaatggtgtttgcattgaaagAATAGTGTCTAGTATTGTAGACTGGTGAGGGCGAGTTAGAGCAAATAATCCAATACTTCTTGGGCGTCACCTTGGATTGCACGTTCTCAAGTCCCAACCAAGAACGTCTTTGGGATTTGTGTATCCACAATTCTACTGCCGTCTTGAGAGACTAACATATCAGCTTTCATTTTGTAGTCTACCTCCACATGTCTCAACTTGGCCCCTCCATCCGCCTTGACATCATATCCAACTCACTTGCTATGGCAGCTTGCTTGGTGATGTATCTAGGCCTCTTCCTAGGAATTGCAATGCTATACCAACAGTGAGATGAGCATAcgaagctctgataccatattgtTAGCAAACTAAtttactaaggccctgtttaaatTCCCtggtaaaattttacaccctgttaCATCGAATGTTCATACACATgcatcgaatgtttagacacatgcatgaagtattaaatgtaaacgaaaaaataactaattatacagattgcgtgtaaattgcgagacgaatcttttaagcctaattgcgccatgatttgacaatgttgtgctatagtaaacatctgctaatgatggattaattaggcttaataaattcgtctcgcagtttacagtcggaatctgtaatttgttttgttattagtttacgtttaatactttaaatgtgtgccCGTATATCCAatatgacacgctaaaacttttcacccctggatctaaacacagtctAAGTGAATAGCTGTAGTAGTCTAGATAAAACTCAAAACTCAAGGTTGGTGTTGATAAGAAGCTAGATGAAGAAGGAGATCTACAGTCAAAGCTTGGCTCCAGATAGCCGCCACCCTCACTGTTGCTTGTCTCCTTTTGTGCAATTTGCATTTCTTCCAGCCGGATGGTCCAAGTGAAAACCCAAACACAGGTCATCAAAGCCGATGTCTTAACTGTTGCATACTACACACACCAATTAACTGGCACATTAACACACACTAcaacttatgaaaaaaaaagttcctttTTAATTGCACATGAATTATATTAGATGTTGCAACCTTCATAATTTGTTTTAGCTATAATCCAATGGACAGACAGTGACAACAGAGCTCACAAtctttttcgaaaaaaaaaaagacaacagAGCTCACAAGCATACAGTGATGCAGACGGCCATGCGTGACATACCAGTCCTGAACAGAGGACATAAGTTCTAAGAATTGCGTGCGTCAGCAATGCCAATGAGGAAACCGACAACTCAGCATCTACCATACGATATGCTCTTGTGCGTTCTCTAATCCGCATGCAAATATCTAATAGAAGTGTCTGGAGAGGAGTCGTGGAGCGGTATAAACCAGCTCCATATATCTAGTTTATTCTATGATAGCGTTTTATCTAGCTCTGCTCTTATTTTAAGTGGGCTAAAACTATTTGGTTAGACTCTAGCTTTTGGAGTGGAGCTATGCCAAACAGACCTCAAATATAGAATACTTAAGGAGTCAAGGTTAGTGGCTAAGCACACGATTATCCTCTTGTTCTTCAAGCAACACATTATTCCTGGCTGATTGAGACACCAACCCGTGCTAATTAAGCAGTTCAATCATTTaaccaaaaaaaactaattaagcTAAGCATCCGTAAGCAAAGAACACAGAGTGAGCTGTAATGATCTGTAGTACTACGCTTTAATTGCTTTGACCACGGCCGCCGCCATTGTTGTGCTCTTCTTCTCCCTTTCTTCCCCGGCGCCGACCTCCCTGCCACGCGTCGTGCCCTGATTAGCTCACTCCCCCCTgcccccacctgtcagccttaCACGTTGCGCTGTagtaggtggggcccacttgagGAAGCGGGGGTCAAACTTCCCCCGCGttttggtcgtcgtcgtcgtcgtcttcttccttctcctcctccgcctcgaaTGGCTCCACGCTTCAgccgcggctagggtttcgtcgCGAGcgacctcccgccgcccgccatggaAGCTTCCACCTCCCTCCTAgtcctcgtcctcgccgccgcggcgttcgCGGCGGGGAcggtgacggaggcggcgggggacggGTGCAGCGCCGGGTGCGACCTCGCGCTGGCTTCCTTCTACGTGACGCCGAACCAGAACGTCACCAACATGGCGGATCTCTTCGGCATCGGCGCGGCGAACTACCGCAGCCTCGCGCCCTACAACCCGAACATCCCCAACCTCGACTTCATCAACGTCGGCGGCCGCGTCAACGTCTACTTCACCTGCGGCTGCCGCTCGCTGCCGGGCTCGCCGGGAGCCACCTACCTCGCCGGCGCCTTCCCCTTCCAGATGTCCCGCGGCCAGATCTAcacctccgtcgccgccaacTACAACAACCTCACCACCGCCGAGTGGCTGCAGGCCACCAACAGCTACCCGGCCAACAACATCCCGGACACCGCCGTCATCAACGCCACCGTCAACTGCTCCTGCGGCGACGCCAGCATCTCGCCGGACTACGGGCTGTTCCTCACCTACCCGCTCCGCGCCGAGGATACGCTCGCCTCCGTCGCGGCGACCTACGGGCTCTCGTCGCAGCTGGACGTGGTCAGGAGGTACAACCCGGGGATGGAGAGCGCCACGGGGAGTGGAATCGTGTACAtccccgtcaaaggtgaggttTCGCAGCTTCCTCTTgtggatgctgctgctgctgctgctgttccaTGTGAATTGTGGGGAATTCGGTTCAAATTTGGCATTTCATTAGTTCATTTTGATGCGAATTGAGGAATTCTAGGGATTAGGCGATTAGTTACTGTAGGGGACTGAGGGGATTTTTTTGTTGGTAGGTTTGTACTAGCTAGAAAATGAGCGGTTATTTGAAGCAGTTTTGGACTGGATGCCCTGAAATTGATTTGGATTAGTTACCTGGGAGAAAAGGGGGAAGTGTATGCATAGCAGCTATATTGTTGGAGTTATATTGGTTGTGTTTGCAATTGCGTTATTGCACAATTGAACTGATTGATTGAACTCTGGCTATGGCACTCCCCACACACTATCATCCTTCATATGCCCTTTTTGACGCTCAAATAGCTTGGAATTCCTTTTATGCTTTGTGGAAATTCTACCTGCATGCTAACTCAATAAGCATGAGGCTCAGAATCATCTTGGCATTACTGTTAATTTAGAGAAACAAAATTGACTGGAATTGCTTTGTTTTAGTAAAATGGAACCAAAGGTCTCCTCATATGGCTCTATAAGATTCCAAGTGTGATCATCGATGATCCTTCTGCTGATACTCAGTTGGCATGATTGAGGCTTAATTCAATTCATTGCATCTCCTTTTCCTCTCGACAAAACAATTAACATAAATTATATGCTCTGTAGGATTGATGTAATCTTGCTAATATGGTTTACTGTGGTTGGTTTTTCAGATCCCAATGGAAGTTACCTACCTCTGAAATCACCAGGGTAAGTGCTGGTAGATTGCTGTATAGTCCTATCCACTTGGATTGCATTGCTATTGTTCCTGTTGTTTTTATTCTTTTTGCAGTTATGCTGATAAGTATCCTCATTTTGTGCAGTACAGGCAGCTTCTGTCCTTTGCAAGCTAATTATGCGTCTGCATGAAGGTTTCCGCTAAGCAAAATTGGAAGCCGTTGATTCTTGCAAGAGAACCATGATGCTATACTTAACTCTCAACTGTTTGGATCAGGAAAGGGAGCTTCTGCAGGAGCTATAGCAGGAGGTGTTGTGGCTGGTGTCGTTGTGCTTGCTGCCATCTTCTTGTATATCATATTCTATAGGAGGAGAAAGGCAAAACAGGCCACCCTGCTTCAATCATCTGAAGATTCCACACAACTTGGTAATAATAAGCTTATGTAGATTTGAACTCTATGTCTCTGACCCTTCATCAGATATTTATCTTTAGAAAGGCGTATGCAAGCCCTGATTTTACCTGCAAGTTAATTTTGCCCTCTGTTCATATCAGCAATGGCTTAGTTTGTTGGTACTGTCcttttaagtgattattttgcAACGATTTAAATGGTTATTTTGTTCAAGGGCCTGGGGATGTAGTGGAGTAAGTAGATTTTTTTTGGTACCCATGAATTTGTTTTAGGGGACTCTTACTCCAGAGTTTTTCTTGTGTGGCTTATAAGTGTAATTTTGAATGTGCTTCTTCCCTGAGTGATTTTTCTCCTTCCTGATGAGTACAATAGAATGGAATTTCCTCTGTTTCTAACATACTACTGTTTTTGTTCCAGCAGGTACGATATCCATGGATAAAGTTACCCCATCAACAATTGTTGGCCCTTCACCAGTTGCAGGCATTACAGTTGACAAATCAGTAGAGTTCTCATATGAAGAACTTTCTAATGCTACACAGGGGTTTAGTATTGGCAATAAAATAGGGCAAGGTGGTTTTGGTGCTGTCTATTATGCTGAACTTAGAGGCGAGGTTAGCTCAAAATTTTCTCAGATGAATATGTAACAAAAGTACATTTCCAATCCAAAATCATCTTCGAGTCATGACATCATCTAATGCTTGGACATGTACTAGCAAAATAAGACACAGTTATGATGATCCATTCATTGTGATCATTTGCTACTGTTATCGTCTTTGCTCCAAAATGACTTCCCTGTTTCTCTTGTTTCTCTAGAAAGCTGCCATCAAGAAAATGGACATGCAGGCTACTCATGAGTTCCTTGCTGAATTAAAGGTTTTGACACATGTTCATCATCTGAACCTGGTAAGtgatttttaaatatattttttcctaGGCATCAGAAGAATCTTTTCCACCCCTCCTGTTCCCTTGCATAAATACATATAGGTAGTC encodes:
- the LOC9266983 gene encoding UPF0481 protein At3g47200 gives rise to the protein MGPTDWPEPAAGDESSAVVSDTDEHSEESSADANADETATRVQRRLDEGADAEAEEMAARMQRRVEALPGKAHESEPFTIFRVAGPMRGRNRHLYEPQMVSVGPFHRGAARLRAMEEHKWRYLRDLLARNNPGGDAPLAAYARAARELEPAARRRYAEPVALPPREFAEMLLLDGCFIVEFFLKGEDRAADALVDAAWAMQNVYNDLFLLENQLPFFVVERFYDIATGGLGRDYLVTSLLAKYLTMDTPQDAATARPPDGEILHLLHLYYHWFLPPEERTSDSGGGAAGKEEEEDEAFWDEWLAKPIHERVPWQMPPATELQDAGVTFRAKASPRSLVDVTFDRRGGVMEIPTAENYANRAMLANLVAYEQSRGRREMQRVASYALLMASLADGRRDAEALHRAGVLAGGDVDEAAAFYAHLCPPPEAVNNCYGEVYGGVREYCGRSWNRHRAVLAHDYFSNPWTSMSAAAAVLLLLLTVVQTVYTVLPYYHPT
- the LOC4346173 gene encoding chitin elicitor receptor kinase 1 isoform 2 precursor (isoform 2 precursor is encoded by transcript variant 2), with protein sequence MEASTSLLVLVLAAAAFAAGTVTEAAGDGCSAGCDLALASFYVTPNQNVTNMADLFGIGAANYRSLAPYNPNIPNLDFINVGGRVNVYFTCGCRSLPGSPGATYLAGAFPFQMSRGQIYTSVAANYNNLTTAEWLQATNSYPANNIPDTAVINATVNCSCGDASISPDYGLFLTYPLRAEDTLASVAATYGLSSQLDVVRRYNPGMESATGSGIVYIPVKDPNGSYLPLKSPGKGASAGAIAGGVVAGVVVLAAIFLYIIFYRRRKAKQATLLQSSEDSTQLAGTISMDKVTPSTIVGPSPVAGITVDKSVEFSYEELSNATQGFSIGNKIGQGGFGAVYYAELRGEKAAIKKMDMQATHEFLAELKVLTHVHHLNLVRLIGYCIESSLFLVYEFIENGNLSQHLRGMGYEPLSWAARIQIALDSARGLEYIHEHTVPVYIHRDIKSANILIDKNYRAKVADFGLTKLTEVGGTSMPTGTRVVGTFGYMPPEYARYGDVSPKVDVYAFGVVLYELISAKEAIVRSTESSSDSKGLVYLFEEALNSPDPKEGLRTLIDPKLGEDYPIDSILKLTQLAKVCTQEDPKLRPSMRSVVVALMTLSSTSEFWDMNNLYENQGLVNLMSGR
- the LOC4346173 gene encoding chitin elicitor receptor kinase 1 isoform 1 precursor (isoform 1 precursor is encoded by transcript variant 1) produces the protein MEASTSLLVLVLAAAAFAAGTVTEAAGDGCSAGCDLALASFYVTPNQNVTNMADLFGIGAANYRSLAPYNPNIPNLDFINVGGRVNVYFTCGCRSLPGSPGATYLAGAFPFQMSRGQIYTSVAANYNNLTTAEWLQATNSYPANNIPDTAVINATVNCSCGDASISPDYGLFLTYPLRAEDTLASVAATYGLSSQLDVVRRYNPGMESATGSGIVYIPVKDPNGSYLPLKSPGKGASAGAIAGGVVAGVVVLAAIFLYIIFYRRRKAKQATLLQSSEDSTQLGTISMDKVTPSTIVGPSPVAGITVDKSVEFSYEELSNATQGFSIGNKIGQGGFGAVYYAELRGEKAAIKKMDMQATHEFLAELKVLTHVHHLNLVRLIGYCIESSLFLVYEFIENGNLSQHLRGMGYEPLSWAARIQIALDSARGLEYIHEHTVPVYIHRDIKSANILIDKNYRAKVADFGLTKLTEVGGTSMPTGTRVVGTFGYMPPEYARYGDVSPKVDVYAFGVVLYELISAKEAIVRSTESSSDSKGLVYLFEEALNSPDPKEGLRTLIDPKLGEDYPIDSILKLTQLAKVCTQEDPKLRPSMRSVVVALMTLSSTSEFWDMNNLYENQGLVNLMSGR